AGATTTATAAGATGGGGATCGGCCTTAATAGTTTTGTTGATCTGTCTTACTCTTCAATCTGTTTTGCCTCAACATAAGATACAGGAAGGTCATAATCTGTTTATGCCAGCCCCACAGGGCCAGGTTTTTAAAGATCAATTGCCTGAAGAAATTTACAGCTGGCTGGAAGCTGATTTCCTGCGAAAGTATCCTGTAAAAGGCCATTGTCTGGGTGTGGATGTATCAAAGACGAGTAATTGTTGGAAAACACATCAAAAACCCACAGAATTATATGATGTAAATGCCGATGGGATTTGGCAAAATCCTGTTTATTCACGTGTTGTCTCTGATATTAATTTTTCAGATGTCATGAGTTTGCGTGGCGGTTTTATCAATCGCTCTTATAACTGGTATGATACACGTAGTGACGTTAAACGTGCGGATATGCCGTTTTTTGTCCTGTTTGAATTTAAGGGGAATAATCCGGCAAGTCAGATCTGTTGGCGAGGTAAAGTGGCTTGGGTTGAAGAAAAAAAGCCTGTTGTTTTTCTTCATCATCTTGAATTGGCGTGTCGTTCTCTTGAAAAGGCACAAGGCTTAAAGCTTTATGGTAATGGGATTGATTCTCTTGAAATGAGGCTGGAAACCTCATTTTTGATGCAAATACATCAGTTTGCCCCTTATGTGGGAGCTGTGCTTTTGGTCCTGCTTTTGGTCCGCGTTGAATTTAAACAGCTATTTCTTCCCTTTGGTTTTGTTTGTGCAAGCTTGTCCGTCTTAGCAGGAAAGGTAAGTCATCTCTTTACAGCATTACCTGTGTATCCAGGGGGGCTTGACGGTTTAACCCATGACAGTATGTCACGCTTGATGCTGGATGGGTTTTTGAGGGATGATTGGTCGAAGGTTTTTCAGGGTGGCGTTGACATTTTTTATTACATGCCCGGATTGCGTTATTTCCGTTTTCTAGAACATTTGATGTTTGGGGAAACGGTTTATGGCTATTTGATTATTCTCACCTTTGTCCCCCTGGTTTTATATTCTTTGCTCAGGATTTTTATTCCAAGCCTGTGGCTCTTGCCTGTGATGGGACTGTTTTTCTTCACGCCTTTTGTGCGTAGTTTTGGGCTTTCTTTCCCCCATTATATGGACAATATGGCTCTGGGTTTTCCGGGGGCTTTAGGATATGGGCTGTTTCTTTTGTCTTTATGTGTTCTTGTTAAACAGGTTTTGAAGGAGAAAGAGGTTTCGCTTGTGGCCCTGTGGCTGGGCGGATTGTTCTTAGCCTTTGCTGTCTTTATGCGCCCGAATATGGCCCCAGGGGCTGCTGTCTTGTTGTTGGGGCTTTCTGTTTTATTCCTTAGACAGGGGAATTTGAAAAATATTTTATGGTTGGGGTTTGGTTTTTCTCCCCTTCTTTTTGTGCCGTTTCATAACTGGTATTTTGGGGGCGTTTTTGTTCCCTTTACCACAGCGGCTACGGCCAGTGTGAATTTACATGCCCCACCTGCCTTGTGGATAGAGGCACTGGGTGATCTGTTATCTTTTGACATGGCAAGTGGGGCTGTGGAGAAATGTTGGGAGCAGCTTTCTTTATGGTCTAAGGGGTGGCATCCCCTTCATCTTTGGGCTTTTCTTTCTGTGGTTTTTGTCTGTTTTAATCCATTTAAAACACATTTTGCCTTACGTTTGATTTCTTATATTGCCCTTGTCCAGCATAGCGTGTTGTGGGTTTTTACGGCACATAGTCGGTATGCTTGGTTGGCGTGGCTGTTGAGTTTTGTGGTGACTGTCGCGCTGAGCCGTGCATTCTTCTGGCAAATGTTTGCGACCCGTTCTGAAATATGGAATAAGATAGCCCACCTGTTAGAGCCCACGGGTCTGTCAAACCCGCCTGTTATTGATATTGATTGTATAAAGTTGAGAAAGCTTTCCTGATGTCTGACCCGAAAATTCAAGATATTTATTGGGAAAGTGTCATCAACCTTGTGAAAAAAAATCCTCTCCAGCTTTTTCAAACAAAAAATATTATTGAAAGTGGTTCGGCCAATCTGGATTTAGCACTCCTGCCACAACAAAGTAAAACAACTTTATCGGGATTATTTAAGGGATTACGCCCTCATCAATGGTCTAAAAATATTCTCATATTCGCCGTCTTAATCATTGGGGGAGTGCCGACATTTGAGAATGTGAGCATTGCTTTTGGTATTTTTGTTTTATTTTCAATGATGGCCAGTGCCACATATATCATCAATGATCTGTTTGATTTACAAGCTGATCGGCAAAATCCCTATAAACAGTATCGGCCCCTGGCAAAAGGGGAATTCAGGATTCCTCATGCTATTGCTTTATCGCTTTTGATGTTACTATTTAGTTTAGGGTTAGCCACATATCTAGATCCAGTTTTATTCCTGTGTTTTGGGACATATTTGATCGTAACACTGGCTTATACTTTCTATGTGAAGCGGTTGATTATCGTTGATGTTATGCTTCTGGCCTTTCTCTATACATGGCGGGTTATTATTGGTGGGGTCGCACTTGATCTTCCCATGAGTTCCTGGTTTATCGCCTTTGTGGTTGTGACCTTTCTTAGTCTGGCATTTGTGAAACGTGCAGCAGGGCTCAAAGACGAGGTGGGGGAAGATACAGGTCGAGGCTATCGTCAAAAGCATTATCCGTTGGTTGTTACATTGGGCTGTGGTTTGGCAGTCATAGCAACGGTTGTATATGGGTTGTTTATTCAGTTAGACCCCAGTGTGGCTGATCGTTATCATGAATATGTCTATCTTTGGTTGTCAGCCATCGCCTTTGGTTTGTGGATCGGTTATATCTGGTTGCAGACTATTAAAGGTAAGATGCATCAGGACCCGATTGTGTTTAGTGGAACAAATATCATTAGTCTTTGGCTTAGTGGGGCCACTGTTGCCTTTCATTTTTTAAGTCGGGTATAAGGTTGAAATGACGCCACAAGAAATTTCAAAGATTAATGTTCAGGCTTATAAAAGGGCAGGTTTTTTAACGCGTTTACTATGTCGTCTGCGTCCTTATATCTGCCCGTTTGATATGTTGCTGGAACATGTTCCCCATGGGGCATCGCAATTCGATATTGGATGTGGCAACGGGGTGTTTTTGTTGTTAGCCAAGCACTATTGTCATATTCAAGATAGTGTCGGTGCTGATGTAAATGAGGCGGCCCTGGCAACGGCAGATGAGGCTGTGGAGAGTGAACGTGTCGAGTTTATCATGTCCATAAGGCCACAAGAGTGGCCAAATAAGCAGTTTGACGTGGTTTCTATGATTGATGTGATGCATCATGTACCTGCTGTGCAACAAGGTATTTTCTTAGAAAAAGCATGCGAGAAAGTCAAAAACGGCGGAAAGATTATTTATAAGGATATGGCGAAAAAACCGTTCTTTTTTGCCTTTATGAATCGTTTGCACGATTTGGTCTTGGCCCGTCAGTGGATTACATATTTTGACAAGGGCGAAGCTCGTCAAATTTTGAAAAATCAAGGGTTTGACATTACATATGAAACGGTCAGAACCTGTTATTGGTATCGTCACGAATTGATCGTTGCACAAAAAATCAAATAACTTATCTCTTGCTTAAGAAGTTTGGTGTATAACACGCTTTATTGACGAAGTTTTTCTATTGGAGACACTCCCCTATGCGCACTGCATCTGTTCAGCGACAAACGTCTGAAACTGATATTTCCGTTGAGATTAATCTGGATGGGACAGGCGAGTATGACATTAAGACCGGGATCGGTTTTCTGGATCATATGCTGGAACAGCTGTCACGTCACGGGTTGATTGATCTGAAAATCCGCTGCAACGGTGATCTCCATATTGACTGTCACCATACGGTGGAAGATGTGGCTTTGGCGCTGGGTGAGGCGTTTACGCAAGCCTTGGGCGATAAAAAAGGCATTACACGTTACGCTCATGCTTATATCCCCATGGATGAGACTTTGGTGCGTGTGGCGCTGGATTGTTCCGGGCGCCCCTATCTGGTGTGGAAAGTTCAATTCTCACAGGCACAATTGGGCGATATGGATACGGAGATGTTCCAGCATTGGTTCCAATCTTTCGCGCTGAAAGCCGGGTTGTCCCTGCATGTGGAATGTCTGGATGGGGAAAATAACCATCATATTGCGGAAGCGGCCTATAAAGGGTTGGCGCGGGCCTTGCGTCAAGCGGTGGAGATTGATCCGCGCAAATCTGATGAAATTCCCAGCACCAAAGGGTCT
This sequence is a window from Terasakiella sp. SH-1. Protein-coding genes within it:
- a CDS encoding UbiA family prenyltransferase, with the translated sequence MSDPKIQDIYWESVINLVKKNPLQLFQTKNIIESGSANLDLALLPQQSKTTLSGLFKGLRPHQWSKNILIFAVLIIGGVPTFENVSIAFGIFVLFSMMASATYIINDLFDLQADRQNPYKQYRPLAKGEFRIPHAIALSLLMLLFSLGLATYLDPVLFLCFGTYLIVTLAYTFYVKRLIIVDVMLLAFLYTWRVIIGGVALDLPMSSWFIAFVVVTFLSLAFVKRAAGLKDEVGEDTGRGYRQKHYPLVVTLGCGLAVIATVVYGLFIQLDPSVADRYHEYVYLWLSAIAFGLWIGYIWLQTIKGKMHQDPIVFSGTNIISLWLSGATVAFHFLSRV
- a CDS encoding class I SAM-dependent methyltransferase produces the protein MTPQEISKINVQAYKRAGFLTRLLCRLRPYICPFDMLLEHVPHGASQFDIGCGNGVFLLLAKHYCHIQDSVGADVNEAALATADEAVESERVEFIMSIRPQEWPNKQFDVVSMIDVMHHVPAVQQGIFLEKACEKVKNGGKIIYKDMAKKPFFFAFMNRLHDLVLARQWITYFDKGEARQILKNQGFDITYETVRTCYWYRHELIVAQKIK
- the hisB gene encoding imidazoleglycerol-phosphate dehydratase HisB, whose protein sequence is MRTASVQRQTSETDISVEINLDGTGEYDIKTGIGFLDHMLEQLSRHGLIDLKIRCNGDLHIDCHHTVEDVALALGEAFTQALGDKKGITRYAHAYIPMDETLVRVALDCSGRPYLVWKVQFSQAQLGDMDTEMFQHWFQSFALKAGLSLHVECLDGENNHHIAEAAYKGLARALRQAVEIDPRKSDEIPSTKGSL